A stretch of the Fusarium musae strain F31 chromosome 2, whole genome shotgun sequence genome encodes the following:
- a CDS encoding hypothetical protein (EggNog:ENOG41~MEROPS:MER0047718), protein MVRLSIVTALYAAVVSAVDFDKIAVGKGHSRLPGAYIFEFEENHDCADFFAKASARGKTRMQYNYKLFKGASIQFTDIDNAEDLASEMALLPGIKQKWPVQTFSIPKPEVHWTGTPGMEYKSIQKRGFEERDTMNDTFSPHVMTQIDKLRAEGITGKGLKVALVDSGVDYKHPALGGCFGKDCLVSFGTDLVGDAYDGLNNAKPDNDPMDCAGHGTHVAGILAAQKNTMDFTGAAPGVQIGAYRAFGCNGEAGNDVLIAAFNQAFEDGADIISASIGGPSGWSEEPWAVAVSRIVEQGVPCVLAAGNSGAMGMFYASTAANGKKVTAVGSYDNTKSLALLNASKYSIEGGPEHEFGHLSGKPSAWKGVKLPLWALSYDTSVADDGCDEWPKNTPDLSKYIVLLRRGSCTFDAKAANAVKAGAKYIMFYSNKEDLAPFDVSSVAGIKAASIVSPEQGAEWIASLKAKKKITLSMSDGGDGNVILEQKHNNVTAGAASTFSSWGPTWEMDVKPQFGAPGGKILSTYPRSMGSYAVLSGTSMASPLVAGIFALIAEARGTRDPALIENLLSASANPQLFNDGKMFYDFLAPVPQQGGGIVQAHDAAHAKVLLSRSSLSFNDTDHFPESLNFTVKNTGKKQIDLQISHVPAVTMFTLVENYIYPDEFPNDFSKEHASLKFSESKLTIDAGESIVIEVLATPPKGLNATRLPVWSGYVTINGTDGTSLSLPYQGLTGSLHDSVVLGPKDTWIANSTDENRFPIADNTTWTLPKPGTANNLTDTLPGLTWFLALGSAKLHAEVMPVTTEKPTSSKKPRVIGEPADFPVLWNAMGVNSQAFTGELADGTFVPAGQYVVRYRALRIFGDEKKEEDWDEAYSPVFTIRYEK, encoded by the exons ATGGTGCGATTAAGCATAGTCACTGCGCTATACGCTGCGGTGGTTAGCGCAGTGGACTTTGATAAGATCGCGGTTGGGAAGGGTCATAGTCGGTTACCAGGTGCTTATATCTTTGAGTTTGAAGAGAATCAT GACTGCGCCGACTTCTTCGCCAAGGCTTCGGCTCGAGGCAAGACTCGTATGCAGTACAACTACAAGCTATTCAAGGGAGCTTCGATCCAATTCACCGACATCGACAATGCTGAAGACCTAGCTTCCGAGATGGCCTTACTGCCGGGCATCAAGCAAAAATGGCCTGTTCAGACATTCAGTATCCCCAAGCCAGAGGTTCACTGGACGGGTACACCGGGAATGGAGTACAAGTCTATTCAGAAACGAGGCTTTGAAGAGAGAGATACTATGAATGATACGTTTTCGCCACATGTCATGACGCAGATTGATAAGTTGAGGGCAGAGGGTATCACGGGCAAGGGCCTCAAAGTTGCCCTCGTTGACAGTGGT GTCGACTACAAGCATCCAGCCCTTGGAGGCTGCTTCGGCAAAGACTGCCTCGTCTCCTTCGGTACTGATCTCGTAGGCGACGCATACGACGGCCTTAACAACGCCAAACCCGACAACGACCCCATGGACTGCGCCGGCCACGGCACCCACGTCGCCGGAATCCTCGCTGCCCAAAAGAACACAATGGACTTCACCGGCGCCGCACCCGGTGTGCAAATAGGAGCGTACCGCGCGTTCGGCTGTAACGGCGAAGCTGGCAACGACGTCCTTATCGCAGCGTTCAACCAGGCGTTTGAAGACGGTGCAGATATCATCTCGGCTTCCATCGGCGGTCCGTCAGGCTGGTCTGAGGAACCGTGGGCGGTGGCTGTTTCGAGAATCGTCGAGCAGGGCGTTCCTTGTGTTCTTGCCGCGGGCAATTCAGGGGCCATGGGAATGTTTTATGCGAGTACGGCTGCGAATGGGAAGAAAGTTACTGCTGTTGGGTCGTACGACAATACCAAGTCTCTTGCGCTCCTGAATGCGTCGAAATACAGCATCGAAGGAGGGCCTGAGCATGAGTTTGGACATTTGAGTGGTAAGCCGAGTGCCTGGAAGGGCGTGAAGCTACCGCTCTGGGCACTCAGCTACGACACTTCTGtcgctgatgatggttgtgatGAGTGGCCCAAGAACACCCCTGATCTCAGCAAGTATATCGTTCTTCTCCGACGAGGTTCGTGTACTTTCGATGCCAAAGCTGCCAACGCAGTCAAAGCTGGTGCAAAGTACATCATGTTCTACAGCAACAAGGAAGATCTCGCTCCTTTCGACGTATCTTCCGTCGCGGGTATCAAAGCAGCAAGCATCGTGTCTCCTGAACAGGGCGCGGAATGGATCGCTTCCCtgaaagcaaagaagaagattacTCTGAGCATGTCGGACGGAGGCGACGGCAACGTTATTCTCGAACAGAAGCACAACAACGTCACGGCCGGTGCAGCGAGTACCTTTTCCTCCTGGGGTCCAACATGGGAAATGGACGTGAAGCCTCAATTCGGAGCCCCGGGCGGTAAAATCCTCTCAACATACCCCCGAAGCATGGGAAGTTATGCCGTGTTATCAGGTACTTCCATGGCTTCACCCCTCGTCGCTGGCATCTTCGCCCTCATCGCAGAAGCCAGGGGCACACGCGACCCAGCACTCATCGAGAACCTCCTTTCAGCGAGTGCAAACCCGCAGTTATTCAACGACGGGAAAATGTTCTATGACTTCCTCGCGCCTGTTCCGCAGCAGGGCGGCGGTATCGTGCAGGCTCACGATGCCGCCCACgcaaaagttcttttatCACGATCGAGTCTTTCGTTCAACGACACGGATCATTTCCCTGAGTCGTTGAACTTTACGGTTAAGAATACGGGCAAGAAGCAGATCGATCTGCAGATTTCTCACGTCCCGGCCGTTACGATGTTTACGCTTGTTGAGAATTACATTTATCCTGATGAATTCCCTAATGACTTCTCCAAAGAGCATGCTAGTCTCAAGTTCAGCGAGTCAAAGCTTACTATCGATGCTGGTGAAAGTATTGTCATTGAGGTTCTGGCTACGCCTCCCAAGGGCCTGAACGCAACGCGTTTGCCTGTTTGGTCGGGTTATGTAACTATCAACGGCACTGATGGAACATCTCTTTCACTTCCCTACCAAGGCTTGACGGGATCTCTTCACGACTCAGTGGTTCTTGGGCCTAAAGATACATGGATCGCAAACTCAACCGACGAGAACCGTTTCCCCATAGCAGACAACACAACGTGGACACTCCCCAAGCCAGGCACAGCAAACAACCTCACCGACACACTACCCGGTCTCACATGGTTCCTCGCTCTAGGCTCAGCAAAGCTTCACGCTGAAGTCATGCCGGTGACAACCGAGAAACCTACATCGTCCAAAAAGCCGCGCGTTATCGGAGAGCCCGCTGACTTTCCCGTGCTGTGGAACGCAATGGGTGTTAACTCGCAAGCCTTCACTGGTGAACTTGCGGACGGCACTTTTGTCCCTGCGGGACAGTATGTTGTGAGATACAGAGCGTTGAGAAtctttggtgatgagaagaaggaggaggattgGGACGAGGCGTATTCGCCTGTGTTTACGATTCGATATGAAAAGTAA
- a CDS encoding hypothetical protein (EggNog:ENOG41), translating to MFSQLLIVAFGVTAALGQTSYGEQFKYWGCATVDAAGFSNPVPLPNGILTPEACQAACTGHMFAAVSPNACRCGDDVNAIKSVDEHSCNYPCTQDPNSPMCGGICPKGTPSISNLFIIEPAELQASEPVPQLENPLNQPISINAVPASMAPQASFASDALPVATSSPLPGVTLSQSDVAQAPPPSTEAVQQPPVTSVTPPSSTSIPSDPPITSPNQPEQSPPQSTINFPSTLTLPSSVSPLAPAASSPDSTREVPRLPPKSRTEPPTSETLVTETGSLPSVTPTRVAVSKSSRSEMSMLPTIGGLLFMVMMAI from the exons atgttTTCTCAACTATTAATCGTCGCCTTTGGCGTCACAGCTGCCCTTGGCCAAACATCTTATGGAGAGCAGTTTAAGTACTGGGGCTGTGCCACTGTTGACGCTGCCGGCTTCAGCAACCCAGTCCCTCTCCCCAACGGGATCTTGACCCCTGAAGCATGCCAGGCCGCTTGCACCGGCCACATGTTTGCTGCGGTTTCTCCTAA TGCTTGCCGTTGCGGAGATGATGTCAACGCCATCAAGTCGGTCGACGAACACTCTTGCAACTACCCGTGTACTCAAGACCCCAACTCTCCCATGTGTGGTGGAATCTGCCCCAAGGGTACTCCCAGCATCTCGAACTTGTTCATCATCGAACCGGCAGAGCTGCAAGCTTCCGAACCTGTGCCTCAGCTAGAGAACCCGTTGAACCAGCCTATATCTATCAATGCTGTCCCTGCATCCATGGCTCCACAGGCTTCATTTGCTTCTGACGCACTCCCCGTGGCTACATCGTCTCCTCTACCGGGCGTTACCCTTTCTCAGAGTGATGTTGCTCAGGCTCCCCCACCGTCAACTGAGGCCGTTCAGCAACCCCCTGTGACATCGGTCACTCCcccatcatcgacatccaTTCCATCTGATCCTCCTATCACCTCGCCCAACCAGCCTGAGCAGTCACCTCCCCAATCGACCATCAACTTCCCATCTACTCTCACGCTGCCTTCGAGTGTATCCCCGCTGGCCCCAGCAGCAAGTTCCCCAGACTCTACGAGGGAGGTGCCTAGACTCCCGCCCAAGTCTCGAACAGAGCCTCCCACAAGTGAGACTTTGGTGACAGAGACGGGCTCTCTCCCCTCCGTGACACCAACCCGGGTGGCTGTGTCAAAGTCGAGCCGCTCTGAGATGTCGATGCTGCCCACAATTGGCGGTCTCCTGTTCATGGTCATGATGGCTATTTAA
- a CDS encoding hypothetical protein (EggNog:ENOG41), whose product MAGHWSPRQRTNRANTVGAFVFFVFFIYFFRDTFLPSSTPARKHRNDYSHMALGDNDVEMVVASMKHENVSWLDEYLPEWKKNIYVVDDNKAKLTVPMNKGREAMVFLTYIIDRYDSLPGNVVFHHAERFQWHNDNPDYDALPLLQNFRFDNLKKVGYANLRCVWVLGCPAEIRPIKDEAPAKEGEPIHARHVYKAAFQELFPSLEIPEEVGVTCCSQFAVRRETIHLRPRAEYVRFREWLIVSALGDDLSGRVLEYSWHIIFGKPAVNCPNAADCYCQNYGMCDLKCEADKCEGQYTLPPFSTLPKGWPQLGWKGENRGWKGQP is encoded by the exons atggctggtcaTTGGAGCCCTCGACAGCGCACGAATCGCGCCAACACTGTCGGCGCAtttgtcttcttcgtcttctttaTCTACTTCTTCCGCGATACTTTTTTACCCTCGAGTACGCCGGCGCGGAAACATAGAAATGATTACTCTCATATGGCCCTGGGCGACAACGATGTCGAGATGGTGGTCGCAAGTATGAAGCATGAAAATGTTTCGTGGCTTGATGAGTATCTCCCTGAATGGAAGAAGAACATCTACGTGGTCGACgacaacaaggccaagttGACTGTGCCTATGAACAAGGGTCGCGAGGCCATGGTTTTCCTGAC CTACATCATTGATCGATACGACTCCCTCCCGGGCAACGTAGTCTTCCACCACGCCGAGCGCTTCCAATGGCACAACGACAACCCCGACTACGATGCTCTTCCTCTGCTCCAAAACTTCCGTTTCGATAATCTAAAGAAGGTCGGCTATGCCAACTTGCGATGTGTCTGGGTCCTTGGTTGTCCTGCTGAGATTCGACCTATCAAGGACGAAGCCCCTGCGAAGGAGGGCGAACCTATTCATGCCCGCCATGTTTACAAGGCCGCCTTCCAGGAGCTATTTCCCAGTCTCGAGATTCCTGAGGAGGTCGGCGTCACTTGCTGCTCGCAATTTGCCGTTCGCCGAGAGACCATCCACTTGCGTCCACGCGCAGAATATGTGCGATTTCGTGAGTGGCTGATTGTGTCTGCCTTGGGAGATGACCTCAGCGGCAGAGTTCTTGAGTACTCATGGCACA TCATCTTTGGCAAACCTGCAGTCAATTGTCCAAACGCCGCCGATTGCTATTGCCAGAACTATGGCATGTGCGATCTCAAGTGCGAGGCAGACAAGTGTGAAGGCCAGTACACACTCCCTCCCTTCTCAACCCTCCCCAAGGGTTGGCCCCAGCTCGGATGGAAGGGAGAGAACCGTGGATGGAAAGGACAGCCATAA
- a CDS encoding hypothetical protein (EggNog:ENOG41): MESFLPLGGFQLPFQKRLSRLYNDTKKSTDFVKEPIQNEEDPEIKALHRKLRIQKDRLVSWGLEWSDPTQSVEIDESLSKAGLSEVVGSIMSTIKDILAEAEPLWLSSKRMISAPATSKDTKPPLVQWDKNHFEDLVNDLTASIDTLYDLSRTRAAAGGFARRSSKTPFKSMSSAEEYRPFESSRMQTPQQINPQTLTHLRPKQGDEASAPREVVFMSKTAYSELTHGTTRQPWAPLLLEYATFDSIYAVTGIMPPMARFEKLSAGLQQDSQRSPGTWTGLPRLLGYFEDLENSRLGLVYRFPPSFNAVSFERLTKNPSYNLPTLNDLLSVPGSEPKLEAKFRLAHNLMNTVFDLHARGITHGNIAPTTVSFCDAVTSQPGATNGEVDIRRPLLSSFDLFPEDTPSTSPILSRHPLDPRNLQSSHLVSNPDQRVLDLYSLATLLLSVGLWKTLENIVPEASTSIPESALEELAVRCGSLYMKAVQVCWTAVDDELAGRSSGESLLSSVQVRCSRFLEACCILDGVSGLEERLDQELNPSETQATSVDTAPVKTNKDVKDVKDFKSSLKATSEKPMAASAPNLGTETSVPKYEAVADQDDALDKQSETKMRLYPHVPLAPEVVEKWNKILMPQINHALRHFYRKHPESVEISLESVGPSPQKIQPTVLVVCTSVGKVRAILKKRLGDLFDGSNGFGLKVCRGHVLRSRRQPNSVLRSMARRSAKGTGLESDDVEAINPEYQERPGNGASIGAWIGDRHLPPVSLGGLVMVDDKPYGMTVHHMLDDPDRDFGPSDTLRCSALPDMDWYAQSGDDSTVDDEFGYELSDTESEAYSDSDITSDYEDDEDDEEDEEYNEPGDIPGIEPGCGDGYIVTQPALDDVEEGFYPDPETQDEDHLDTYSVGEVYASSGIRRKQALGLVHEVDWALFEFAHDRLPDDNTIPRIDSKSLAQKPDGKQTDGSLMLRPTIVAPSDSLPNMEVQCMARTSGLQTGKILPALTSVKIYGRVSPSHAYQVTSADAPEEGSQNKNVPLGIPGDSGAWIVSRDEGQLCGHVLAWSQRKRVAYICPMDVLLWDIAETLDAHEVKLPGGQAVVTLNRSETHSASKKQEASNIEFHDDDDLSDLVEEEEDLPPQLVASPDPVRGTPSMRKSPVSNCSSVSDRSSSSPIRLDTSSDLSGISNRFEEMSMSGSFGIGVSG; the protein is encoded by the exons ATGGAGTCGTTTTTACCGCTGGGTGGCTTTCAGCTGCCCTTTCAGAAACGCCTCAGCAGACTGTACAACGACACTAAGAAGTCAACCGACTTTGTCAAAGAACCAATCCAAAATGAGGAGGATCCAGAAATCAAGGCCTTACATCGAAAACTCCGCATCCAGAAAGATAGGCTCGTGAGTTGGGGTCTCGAATGGTCTGACCCTACTCAGTCTGTTGAGATCGATGAGTCTCTGTCAAAAGCTGGGTTGAGTGAGGTCGTTGGAAGTATCATGTCCACCATCAAGGACATCCTAGCAGAAGCCGAACCTCTTTGGTTAAGTTCAAAGCGCATGATTTCAGCACCTGCTACGTCAAAAGATACGAAGCCGCCGTTGGTTCAATGGGATAAGAACCATTTTGAGGATTTGGTTAATGACCTCACTGCTTCGATTGATACACTCTACGATCTGTCGCGGACACGAGCAGCGGCTGGTGGATTTGCAAGACGATCATCCAAAACTCCATTCAAGTCTATGTCATCAGCCGAGGAGTACAGACCATTCGAGTCAAGCCGCATGCAAACGCCCCAGCAAATTAACCCTCAGACTCTAACGCATCTGCGCCCTAAGCAGGGTGATGAGGCTTCTGCTCCCCGAGAAGTGGTGTTCATGAGCAAGACAGCTTATTCAGAACTCACACATGGAACGACTCGTCAACCGTGGGCACCACTGCTTCTGGAATATGCAACCTTTGACTCGATTTATGCCGTGACGGGCATCATGCCTCCCATGGCTCGCTTCGAGAAGCTATCCGCCGGTCTGCAGCAAGATTCTCAGCGATCGCCTGGTACATGGACTGGATTACCTCGCCTTCTCGGGTACTTCGAAGACCTGGAGAACTCAAGACTCGGGCTTGTCTATCGATTTCCTCCCTCATTCAATGCCGTCTCATTCGAGCGTCTCACCAAGAACCCATCGTATAACCTCCCGACTTTGAATGATCTTCTCTCAGTTCCAGGATCAGAGCCTAAGCTTGAAGCCAAGTTCAGACTTGCTCATAATCTCATGAACACTGTTTTCGACCTCCATGCTCGCGGCATCACCCATGGAAACATTGCTCCAACCACAGTCTCGTTCTGCGATGCAGTCACCTCACAACCGGGTGCGACTAATGGCGAAGTGGACATTCGACGTCCtctcctttcttctttcgaTCTCTTTCCCGAAGATACcccctcaacatcaccaattcTGTCCCGCCATCCGCTTGACCCACGTAATCTCCAATCTTCACATCTTGTCAGCAATCCTGACCAGAGAGTTCTCGATCTGTATTCCTTAGCCACTCTGTTACTATCAGTTGGCTTGTGGAAGACACTTGAGAATATTGTCCCTGAAGCATCTACTTCTATCCCTGAATCGGCCCTGGAAGAGCTCGCTGTTCGATGTGGCAGCTTGTACATGAAGGCTGTTCAGGTTTGTTGGACAGCTGTTGATGACGAGCTTGCAGGGCGATCCTCTGGCGAATCGTTGCTGTCGTCGGTTCAGGTAAGATGCAGTCGCTTCTTAGAAGCCTGCTGTATCTTAGACGGTGTCAGTGGTCTGGAGGAGAGGCTTGATCAAGAGCTCAACCCGTCCGAGACACAAGCCACTTCCGTCGATACAGCCCCAGTAAAGACGAACAAGGACGTAAAGGATGTCAAAGACTTCAAGTCATCACTAAAAGCTACAAGCGAGAAGCCAATGGCAGCATCAGCGCCTAACTTGGGAACAGAAACTAGTGTTCCCAAGTATGAGGCAGTCGCTGACCAAGATG ATGCCCTTGACAAGCAGTCCGAAACCAAGATGCGTTTATATCCCCATGTACCGCTAGCGCCAGAAGTCGTCGAGAAGTGGAACAAGATCCTCATGCCCCAAATCAACCATGCTCTTCGTCACTTTTACCGCAAGCACCCCGAATCGGTCGAGATCTCTTTGGAGTCAGTAGGCCCAAGCCCTCAGAAGATTCAGCCCACAGTGCTTGTTGTATGTACATCTGTTGGAAAAGTCCGGGCTATTCTTAAGAAGAGGCTCGGCGATCTGTTTGATGGCAGCAACGGCTTCGGACTCAAGGTTTGCCGCGGACATGTTCTACGATCTCGCCGACAGCCGAACTCGGTCCTGAGATCCATGGCTCGAAGGAGTGCGAAGGGTACTGGTTTGGAATCGGACGATGTTGAGGCCATCAACCCAGAGTATCAAGAGCGTCCAGGCAATGGCGCCAGTATTGGGGCTTGGATTGGTGATCGGCATCTACCCCCCGTCAGCCTCGGAGGCCTCGTCATGGTCGACGACAAGCCTTACGGAATGACAGTCCACCACATGCTCGATGACCCAGACCGGGACTTTGGGCCTAGTGATACTCTTCGGTGCAGTGCCCTGCCTGATATGGACTGGTACGCACAATCTGGTGACGACAGcactgtcgatgatgagtttggctATGAGCTGTCTGATACGGAATCGGAAGCCTACTCGGATTCTGATATCACCAGTGATTATgaggacgacgaagacgatgaggaagatgaggagtaTAATGAGCCTGGAGATATCCCTGGCATTGAACCAGGATGCGGTGATGGCTACATCGTCACACAGCCGGCTctcgatgatgttgaagaagggttCTACCCGGACCCAGAGACTCAAGACGAGGATCACCTCGACACATACAGTGTTGGGGAGGTGTATGCTTCAAGTGGTATCCGCAGGAAGCAGGCTCTGGGACTCGTACATGAGGTTGACTGGGCTCTCTTCGAATTCGCTCACGATAGACTGCCTGATGACAACACCATTCCTCGCATTGACAGCAAGTCGCTCGCACAAAAGCCTGATGGAAAGCAGACAGATGGATCGCTTATGTTGCGACCAACCATTGTCGCCCCTTCAGACTCCTTGCCAAACATGGAGGTACAGTGCATGGCCCGGACAAGCGGCTTGCAGACTGGCAAGATCCTCCCCGCCCTGACAAGCGTGAAGATCTACGGTCGCGTTTCACCAAGCCACGCCTACCAAGTCACAAGCGCCGACGCACCAGAAGAGGGGTCTCAGAACAAGAATGTCCCTCTCGGCATCCCTGGTGACAGCGGTGCTTGGATCGTTAGCCGTGACGAGGGTCAGCTTTGCGGACATGTCCTAGCCTGGAGTCAACGTAAGCGTGTTGCGTACATCTGCCCCATGGATGTCCTCCTCTGGGATATCGCAGAGACATTGGACGCTCACGAAGTAAAGCTGCCTGGAGGACAGGCCGTGGTGACTCTTAACAGGTCAGAGACTCACAGTGCCTCTAAGAAGCAAGAAGCATCTAATATAGAGT